AACACTACTGTTttatgagagaaagagagccaAACAACCACTGCTAAAATTCAATGAAATCCCATAGTAGCTTTGAAGGCAGGAGCATCCGGAGGCGGTGAAGGCAACACCGTCAACGCCAATACACCACTTACCGCTGCCGCAATCGCTCCTAACACAAATGCTGGAATGTTTCCACCACCGAATAGTTCGTCGAATGGTCCACCTCCCACAGATATTACCATCTATATTTAACCaagaaaccaaatatatatattagtcaTAATTTTTCCTAAATGAAAATAAGTAAAACTGATTTTAAACGGGTTTTTACCTGAGGGACGACAATGGCTAGATTCAGAACACCTAGGGAAAGTCCTGtggaagaaaagataaaaagctTTAGGAATCAAGATTACAAATTTTCGTAGGCTATAGAAATTGTAAATTTGGTATATCGCGTATATATGGTCACTCAAacgaatatataaatattggtTACTTATAGAATCTTCTCAATAAGTTATTAAATTACGAATCTGCACGTATTAAATGCTTTTAGCTTTTTTAGGTCCCAACACTTTAAGAAGATTGTCGACTTTGattatccaaaacaaaaagggtaattttagattaaataaaaagctcaaaaatagaatatttacCTTGGCCGGCACCGGAATTGGTTGAAAATATGGAAGCTAGTGCAAAAGGAATGCTAAACGTAATCTGCagttaataaaaatgaaaaaaaattcatcaaattAGGTTATTGATTTACTTCTTTCCTTATTATAAACGACAAATCAGATATAGTACTAAAATAATTAGCCAAtggataaacaaaaaaaaaaacagagagagagatacttACGGCTTGGGGGATACCGAGGATGGCGAAGAGAGTTAAAGCACCAGCTGTGACGTTACCAGGTGGACCTGTTTTAGCGCCGCCGTGATCTCGTCGGTGATTCTCAGCTTGTTTCGTAACCACAACCGTCATGGCCAAGCAAATGGCGAGGATGAAGTTAACAATACCCCAAAGCCTTTTAGCTCCTCCCAATTTCCGACCAATCCATTCAACACCAAGAGACATGAAACCAAGAACAATAGCGTTAAGCATAAGCCCCAAAGCACCAGCTCTGACTCCGTCGTTGTAAAGCTTCTTAGAGGCTGCGGTTGCGGTTGCGTCTGAGTTTCCTCCGTACACCTCACGGCCCATCCAATCAGTGTCGAAGAGAAGGAAAGGGAACCAAGCGATCCAGTTTAGTGCAGTGACTATAAGAAGCATCCACATGGGTCTTTTTAGTTCCTTGAAAGCTCCGAAGATTTCTCCGAAAAACGGAACGTTGGAGGCTTTTCCATCGGCTGTTGGCTCTGGCGTCCATGGCTTCTCCTTCACGTAACAGAGAGATACGAAAGTGACTATGAGGAGAAGCGTTATGGATAGGAAAAAACACGTTTTGAGGTTTGCGCAGTAGAGATCGCATGACTCAGTCATCGTGAAAGGCACAACTTTGTAGAGATTTCTGTAAGATCCCGCAGCGTAACCCAAAACGTTTCCAACCGCCATGAAAAACGAGAAAAACGCGTTTGCGGTTCGCGTTTTCTTAGCGTTCCCTGCTGATAAATCAGCCAAGAAAGCTCTGCAGGGTCCTTGTAAGGTGTTGTTAGCCACGTCAAGAATCCAAAACCCGAGAGCGAATATCGCTATGGCTCGCGTTTTCGGCGGTTTGTCAAGCTGATCGCCCATGCTGTGACCTATATCGGCAGCGTAACCGATAAGGAAAACAGCAACGGTGACTAAACCAGCTCCAGCGACGATGAAGGGACGACGACGGCCGAATCTTGAGGTGCAACGGTCACTGTGGTAACCGACGATAGGCTGAACAAGCATACCGGAGATTGGACCACAGAGCCAAATCAGAGAAGCCCATTTATGTGGGATTCCGAGTAGCTGCACGTAAGGAGTCAACAGAGATAACTGTAAAGCCCAACCGAACTGTACACCGGCGGCAATGGAAGACACCGATATGATCTTACGAAGCCGTTCCGGCTGATCTAACTCACCCGTCTGCGTTTCCAACGCAGACGCACCATTTGCAGCTTTCTCCATTGGATGGCTGACCATATTTGACAAACcaagaaagtaagaaaaaaaagaaatttctttgAGAGGGTTTTTGGTGGTTGTTGCGGTGGTTGTagtggtggaggaagaggaagagtggAGAGGTATTTATAGGAAGAGAAGGATAGGATTATCCGAAGAGGAGACAGTGAAGTTAAGAGAGCCTTGAGGcatagaaaagagaaaacagagctGTGTCTATAGCGTAGGGTATCTTCGTGACACGTGTCTGTcgtatattatttttttctgttttgtatttaattattttcttcttttttagcgtaatatattattttctgtttttggaaCTTAAATCTTTTAGATTTTACCTTCACACAAACTATCTTACTGATATGGACGTTCGATTCTCAAAGacactttattttatttccatcttttagttatataatagtaatgaaaattaaatgagaatatgttaaaaaaaaaccatgaaGCGAGAAATTCGGATAGAGAAAAGTCAGAAACAATATGTAAGGGCATATACTATGTTGATAGATATATTCGgattgatttttcttgtgatttttatattaggtaaagagaaagaatataACTTTCGAATTTCGATCCGAGCGAGTGGCACTAGAATAATTTTCGGTGATaacatttttctaataaactattattgttttattttcagacGAAAGCGTAAAAATATCTAtcacttttcttatttcaaaagaattttttttgaaacactctttttagatatttaaatgTGTTAGTAAATTATTGGACAGTTTTATAACTGCATTTTCACCTCTCCCACTGTTTATTTGTACTGCGCGATACAATTGTTTAATACAAATGACAAATCACACTTatgaaattgacaaaaaaaaaaaaaatcacacttatgaaatattgaaatgtattaaataatttgaaaatataaacataaatggtGTGCTATTTTGCATGCATATAATCacctttttgaaaataattaatttctatGCTCTTAAACTATTTAAATGTGGTGTGAAGAGAATAAAGACAGAGAATAATAGTATCCTCAGGCAATCACATAAGCAAAGTAGTTACATAAAACATGTTTTgggaaaatattaaaagaggTTGTCTTAAATTATGAAGACAGTTTGACTTATCTTCTCTGATCCACatctaaatgaaaattaaacataCATATCTGGATGTTACGATCACAATTATCGATCTCTTCCGTTATCTCTGAAGTCTCGAACCTACATGCAATGTCATGGACTTGACACTTGTAATCAATAAATTATGTTAATTTAACCTTTTAAAACAGTAAAagtatgtgttttttttgttctttaatttAACCAGACGAgtcaaaagaaagaatattataacattaataattcaaatatcCCCCAAATAATTAACTATCTGGCTACATATATATACGGATATACATATGATTATATTCATATAATCACCATTTAAAAATTccttaaaaaagaaacacttgAGTTTTTcatgcatatattttttaccaaaaaaaatgccGATCAAGTATCtgaaatgtataaatataactgtaaactcatatatatatataagttatagagcaaagaaaaaacatataaactttATGGATGAGACAACATAACACTGAAAACAGATaactaataatataaaatacataaaaccCTTTACTAACatccgcaaaaaaaaaaagcaccaTTTACGAACAACCAATTAGTTTTAAGTTAGTTTAATTCCAAAGTAAATTTGGTTGATATCTGGAAAACTAGTTCGTTGAAACCTTGTGATCGGATTATAATTAGTGGGTAAAATCATTCCCATAGTCTTGTGTTGAAATTATATCTAGTTTGTCCACattgttatttgtttctcCGTTTTCAAAGGATACTATATGTTTCCGAATTCTTATAGACAAAAAAACGGGAGTTCAAATGTCTGGCCACTAACAATGATCAATGACCAATCACATAAAAGGGGGAATACCAATTTACCGAAATCTGGTAAATGTCTCCCACAAAACAAAGTGGATTATGTATCATTGCAGTTCATATGCAAATGATTTCATGGTCCATTATAACAGTTAATAATAGAAAGTAACTTGGTGTGTGAAATTAATATGAAAccagattttatttataaatgtagGTTCATATGAGAAATTATAGTGGCCttgaacttttattttttggtaagtgATTGTAGTTTTATTAATTCCAAAACATTAGGGTCGGGGATGGGGACCCCAAAAGAAGGTTGTAGTTAGTTTGCGTTAAAAGATTTGTGCTTTGTTCCATCATTATGCACCCCTAGTTGATAATGACTCGGCAACATGTGTTTTGCCTcaattttcctcttttttcttatttttaaatttagaatattaGAAGGGTCAACATATAAATCACGAGACCATAATAATCTTTGTTTAATCGTTCGAATGAAATGAATAATAactgaacaaaataaatttttaaaaaaaatcttaactAATTAAGACGAATGGGATACTGCGAGCCCTGAGGTTGCTAGCTAGGAGTGACATGAATCCAACGCCGAAATTTTTGAGGTGCGTGGGATCATAATATAAAGGGTATCACCATATGGGTTGATAAACAAATTCGAAATCTGATTTCAGCAATACGATTATTAGGCGACAAGCAGTATGACGATGCCTATTTAAAACTGGATTCACTCCCATGACTAGTTAACCTCGACTCTTAGCTTgtttaaacattttctttaaacaTTTTCGAAAAATCATCAGAAATCTTTAGAGCTTACTTTTTCAAACATACGAAgcacaaattataaaaacgtatatttgtttttttaaatataatttaatattacactaaaaaaaaaaatatcgaatccaaaaataaaaaatggcaTTAGTTATATACTgagttctaaattttaatgatCTAAGGCTTGGGTACTAGATTTGAAGTACCAAATACATAAAtatcttgaaaaaatattcGGACATTTACAAACAAAGTCGTCCAATGGGCCAAGCGGATCAAGCAATAGTTTGCGGCCGTTAATATTAACATGTTATTTCGGCCCATTTTTAGTCCAACGGTTTAGTTATATCATAAAAACCATTATTTTTCggatttgaaattttaatcGATATGTATCTTGAAAAAGTTTCGAAACAGCCGTgtgtattttattaaaaattgttgGCGATTTAGATTTATGAAATTTTCCTAATCAGTATCACAAACATGAATTACATGTTTCAGTCGTCcactttgaaaaaaagaaagaaaaaagctctAAAAACACTCCAAAGTAGGGCAAAACGTAAAGTATAAATTGTACTCCAAAATATATCAGGATTTATTaacttgaaaataaatttgaccgaaagaagaataaaatagTAGAAAAGGTTATAGAGAATTCATTTAATAATAACTCAGAGATTTCGAATGACGTGGTGTTAGCGGTTCTAGGGATTAACAATCTTGTGGCAAATAAATGTATGACAAAGTTGAttattactctttttcttttttgggttaaaatgGGAGGCTACTGTAACTATCCATTTTAACGATTTAACGGCTACTCTCTCTAAATAATTAGTACTgtagtatatttatttatctgtCTCAagtgtttatataataagtttaTATTTGTGATGTCATTATAATATGTTTACATGCGTTAAAGTTAGATCGTTATAACTTCTCGGTTGACAATAAAGCTTCGTCGTTTAGCTAATACGAATTAATTCTTCTCTATATTTCAACTCTTGCATGGTTCGATACTCCCAatgctgattttttttctatataaaaatcatagtATTAATTAGAATGAATGCTTCAAGCTTTGGAAAAATATCCGACCATAATAAAGGGCTTGAATAtgtgttattatatttatttttagcaaaattaataaagaaattttgagaTGCTTTAAATTCGCAAGACGTGTTCATCgagttaaaaatatttctctatttttttgttcttttaaaaagtaagTAACACCAAACTTATAATCATGACAAAAGGGAGATCACagctaaactaaaaaaaaaggataacaAAAGCGAgactaaacataaactttgataataattttattacaaaaatatataaataaaaaggatCAGAATGGTCGgtagaaaaagaattattgacgaataaatttatttttgtttgaaaaaaaagagattgacACGTCGCCAATGGGAAGAGTGAAGTTTACGCGCACTCGGAGATAAACCAAACAGAGGAAAGCGGTTAGACTCCGTTAATGACTCATTTTGtcggaaaagagaagagacttGGTTGacttttgtttgacaaactgAAAGAGATTTTAACTGTTGTGTCCTAAGTAAACGACTAACGGACAAAGTCTCATTGTTCGTATATCAGTGATGAGTAATTAAGTTACGTTTTCCGTTTCGTTGATACGTGtaggtttttatttatttatttaagaagcctgaatttatcaaaatcgagaggtttgttgattttggagTTTATTTACACATGTTGTTGCATGTGAGATTACTTCGTTTACAATAATTAGCTCGGAAACATGTACAAATGTCGCATAACTTTTACTCGTTACTCTCCATGCATTTCAAACATggacaaacacaaaaaaaaattcccaaagtttaacattttgaaatgGAATAGTTTTAGCAGTTTTTGTTAGAGCTTGGCAAAaaatttcattacaaaaaaaagaagttggcAAAATATATTGGATCCAAGATTCGAACTAGTATGGTCCGAGAAACATAAGGTTTTTGGATTCGGATCCgaatttctatattttaaatttaaatcaagATATATAGATCCGTTTCATATATggttttttctaacaaaatgtgtttatgatttatagtaaagaatatttcaaaacaGGGTCTATATAGATAGACATGTGTACGTctaatgtgtatatatagtcGCAAACTAATAACTATATATGGTTAAATCCATATTCATATCATCATAATTCATATGTTAAGATGGATAAAATTGACACgtaaatgttatttttctcGAATACGCAAGTCACCATTCATTCAACCATCCAAAAATATTAGGGACTATTCAACATTCGAAtcttttataaagaaaaggaagttaGGCGTTAAAATTTTGTcaaactgaaaagaaaaaaaaaaaccataggCTAGACTTTAACCACTGCTTGATACTACAACGTAGCTATTAATTTTCATAGAAAAATTGGTACCAACCAAATCTCTTTCAAATCATCAGcacaaagataataaaatcTAGGCAAGTAAAGAATCTCCCCCTTTTTTTGGTGGTTGAGCAATTTCTAGATCCATCGAACCGTCACACAAGATAGTCGAATCAAGCATCTAAGTCGCTTTATTTTCCTCCCAAAATCCTTCACGGATTTTATACACCATGAGCATCTataattataactaaaatacCTTAAACACTATTGTAAAAAATTTGgacaaattttctaaaataaaaatgcttacaaaaccaaattctcTTCTGAGGAATCCAAACAATAAGTTCTCTTTCTGCTTATGTCACGATGATTTTAATTCAGTtagtaagaaaaaagtaaatattgctttctataaaataaattaaaattttattaactaaaatgcattatatatatatatatatatataggtcaGCTTGAAAGCTAGATTCAGTAATGTTATACACTAATAAACgagttaataaaatttataaattcaaacatCATTCCTTGACACGTTTTAATTACAACATTATTTTGCACTACATcctatttatttgttattttaactaataatGACAAACATATGTTGATATATCAATTTATGATGTTCAGATTACTTTCCACTTATAATtctatattcatttttaaCTGTATGGATCAACCTCTTTATATCATGCAATTATGTAACccaataaatataaaactgaAGGAAATTTCAAATTAGATTATTTGGGTGGGTTGGATGAACTCATATAATTTTCACATTTCTGGATGATATAAGAGTAAGGTTATTTATTATGTGTTtatcttatttaatttgtttgtaagGGTTTTCAACGTGACGTAttaatttgatgaaattgagaatATGACATTAcgacaccaaaacaaaaccccaataagggaaaaataaaacaaattatttaagGCTGTGTATCCTAACCAGTCCCCAGTATCCAAGGAGTCTTTTTCATTACATCAACCTGTTGGGCAACTTGGTCTTCTAGATGACAGAATCACACCATGCACAGCTCAAAAgaataatataagaaaaaagtaaataaatattaaaatttcaaagaatCTAATTGTAATAAATATCTAACtgaaggaaaacaaattaatttatgatttttggtcATCATTACTcttgttaattattattttgaatacaatttaaaaaaacaaatctctctaaaaataattaaatatctatataCTAAAAGATTGGTTTTTCCTAGAGTAAAATGGATATTAAACTCCCACAAAATATCATACTATAACAACATTGCAGCCTAAAGATTAATAATTTATGTGTATTAAGACATAATGAAAAACAGCTAGTCCAATGAGAGAACGAGAGAAATGGGGCACAGAGAATAATTACGACCGTTACCAGTTTCAATcgaaaaaatgtaaataacacaaataaataaataacataatgactttttataaatttgggGAATATATGGTTGGACACGTGTTACATAAACCATATTGAGTTGCTTCGCACCGAAAGATACAACTATGAGCTTTTGGGGTCGGCTTGGCTGTCTTTTGTCTGGTCCGAGTCCGAGAAGGCCACAACTCGTAGGGTCCAATCGAATTTACTAACAACTGCTCCTTAACTAATTCCGTGTTCCTTAAACTTCTTTTCATTACAATTAATTAACCTGTCACGCGGATCAAGCCGGTCATAGAAATCATGGATCGGACGTTGATTAATTTGCCATTACTTTGATGGATTACTTTACTATTCTTTACCGTTACACACCCTCTCTGGTTACACTGTTGCCGACACATCTTATAAAAAATGTCGTTATGTGATGGTCATGATGGTTTAATAATTACTTAGTAATTTTTCACTTGTTTGTTTGGTGAGTCAAACCGAAAGCAATGACGATCGAGGAAATTTCGTTACGTTTATGCTTACAAACTCAAATCCTGATGAGTGAATACGTGTCTGGGTCAATGACACATGAATAATGTTTGTCGGAGTAATTCACAAGAACTATGAGGAGGCTTTCCGGACAAATTCTTTGATGTATGCTTATTAGGTTCGTTCTCATAgggtttgacaaaaaattaaattcaaaaatttaaaatttggagTTTTAACTTATGTTTGTAATGTTGTTATATCACAAAATGATTCATTATACCTGACTTTATAAATCCATTGGAACTTAACAAATAATGGTCGAATATTaccaatatatacaaataatacaATGACCAGAAAAGGTTATGGCATAAATGTTTGGTCCATTTTCTCTAGAAGTTCACAGATTTCGCATCCAAAAACTTGTATTAGGTTTTCTATAGTTTAAACTTTACACTATTTATCACTTCAATACACAATTGCGAAAGAGATTTCGCACATGATCGGTTGACACACTTTCTCAACGCCACGAGGCCATCCACATAaggtcttatatatatatatatatattgttatttttatcaaaaggTGTAGTTTCAGATTGACACAAATATTTGACGATGATGGTGTGATCACCTACCCACACTTTTGTTTCCTCCTAAAAGATGACCACCCAACCcaatattttatgattcaatCACAAGCCGACGTCAGTAAAGTAGACTAAGTAGTAAACTTGTAAATACAGTTAAGATGAGTTGATTGTCGTCAAGAAATACTTGTAAAgtgttaatattatttcttgACCAAAATATGAGCTAAAGTTTGAAAACCTGAACAATATGAAATTCGGAAAAACTCACCGAAATATAAAGATAAGTTATTACTGAATGCAGAAATACCTACTTTACATTCTAAAGTTACATTTTTTCACACTATACAAAATATAGATTTGAACCCGAATGACTATCGACAGATCGACAACACTAGCATaaacaactaaacaaaaagttttttttttttggttcttagaAAAATTAGATTTCAGTATTAAATCTGTACATTAGAAATAATTCCATAGTAGaatttttatagtttcttAGATAAGTAGCAATTATTTCCTAGAATAGCTTATGTATTATAagctcttttgattttttttttattcaacttAAATTTCATACCTTCTAGAATATCTTTTTTGAGTATTGTTTGGCATAAACAATATGGTACCAATTATTCCCGAATCCCGATCACAGAGAATATAAAAAGTATTCAAATTCAAGTTTGAAAGAGTATCATCACTGTCCGGTTCATTGGCCAAGTGGGATTGCGGTCTCCACCACTTTTGCTATAATATACGGTCCATGTTTAAACTGGTCGAGCCGGGTGTTATACCTAAACGGTAACGTTTAACTCAGCCACAATACAAACTCAATTAAGTACAAGAATCACAACCCTTCCACTTGTATATTTCTTTACTTATCAAGTAAtcttattttgataaataattcatggaataaatataatataattaaggaTGCACATATAATTACTGGCTTTTGGACGACGCTGGCAATGGCTAAAATATCTAGATAAgattagttatataaaaacGAAATTTCATCATGGGCatcaaatttatatagaaTATAATGTCATACgttagaacaaaaaagagagcCTTTTTCCACTATATTAactaatttcttaaaatattcaGCATCTTCAAATAGTTACTTCATCATTTTATATAGTATGGTAATTAATATTCCTAACCTAGAGAGAAATTGTTCTatataaatactattttaatcgagtttcaattaaaaacaagagaacGCTACAACTAATCTAAAAACTAGAACTAAAAATATACAGTAACAACGCCAAAtggataaaaaaattatttgaagttatcatgatatattaaaaaccaTTCATGATTATATATGATGGTTTACATTTTACATTCGAGACTTTGATCACGAGACAATGGATTGATGGATCGTCATAATTTATCGAAGTATCTTTTgttacaaataaaaaccatCGAAGCCGCATAAAATCATGTGGATCAATGCATCTTGCAATAGTTAAGTAACAAAAGTAAAACCTGAAACGTGTGTTAAcccattttgttctttgaacaaagaaacccattttcatattcttaattataatcatcatttctattgtatattttaatgaattatTTAAGATAATTTCTATATAAGAATCATATGAATCTTAGTGCTCTTTTTACTAATCATATTGATCATATTCGCAAGGGTAAGTGGTGTACGAGTGACTGTGTGAAAAAGGGATAGCTAAGAAAAAGATgcacacacaaacacaacttCACGACAAAAGATGCCGTGAAGAATTTGGCTCAAGGATTGCGAGAATAATCAACACTTGTTTGGTATAGTGCCTTACATGCATCTACATTTACaaatcacacacacacaccctATAACAAGATCCATTTACATTggataaatataattttatataaatgcaTCTCAAATTGATGAGAAtccaacaaattttaattaaaaagaataccAAAATTTATCTAGTTTGAcccaaatttaagaaaaaataactagATCAACACTCCAACATTATGGTTTACTTGAATGACacaaattttatgttaaaagACCAAATACTCATTTTATTTCCAGTTctattaaactaaaacaattaaatagaaaactataaaaaagaaaatacaaaacgaaaaaaataaacgaaaaaaaataaaacgaaataaaaaatgcaaaaaaaccaaattaactTAATcaccaaacacacacaaaaatgaatCACTCTCttaaaaaagatagaaataaACCCGCCTACTTTTCacataatatttgttttttttcagaaatataTTCCccacatttttaataaaaattaagggtaattttaactttttatttctaaCATAGCAAAAAAGATATTATGGTCATTAAAATAACCCTATATTTAGGtcaaactagttttttttctcttaaaattaTGCTATCATCATAGTTTTGTTGTATGTGGTTTACTTATGTAATAAatcacatacatataataCATATGCAAATATGTGATTAATAAAAAGGAAGATAACATTGGGCACAGATGAAATGGTCATTAATAGTCAAAGGTATGGGACAATGTTGATACATGGGAATGGTGTGTTTTGATTCGAACCAACCCCAACAAGCACAACAATGACAATTAtaattagtatataataaaaaaggttttgtAATAATGTCCTTTGTGGAATTCTAATTCCAATATTCTCATTTATTGGCCacataaaagaataaataaaagagaaaaatgcCCATCTCCCAAATTCCCGAATTCAATAACAACTACGATTGGTTCGATGATATGTATCGTGATAAGAATAAATTACGTTTCAGCATCCTTTCAGTATTACTGTTTCGTTCCATATTGtcatgatttgatttgttaatgtaatttttttcttcgattGATATATTCCTCGTTATGTTGCTCTTTTTTCGAAGTTAATACATTCTCACCTTCGAACACTAAGTTTTTTCTcgctctttttgttttaattttagaaaatagttttgtgatttgatATCTATTATGAAGTTCGAATATATgcttatatatacatcaatatAAGTTATGGTGTCCAGCTTTAAGTGAAGCATAATGTACTCTTGTGATGCCGTTTTGTTGATTAAGACAGTTGATTCTGATTTGGTACATGATATagatcaaattaaatttcaagTAACATCCCTAAATAAAAAGATCGTTGATATATCTCAAATTAACGTTAAGtttactctctcaaataaaagatCGTAGTTAGTATTTAAAGATCGAATTCCactaaaattttgttgttcaCACAATAAACTATTGATGTTTGATATTAAGCcaaataaaatagataaaaaatttaagacAAGAAATCAGTTACATAAAGATGTAGATCAAATGATTAAGACGTCAGATATACAAAtattctcaggaaatagaTAAACTGTAGATCTACTTATATATGATTAGAGTTGTTAACACACCGTTCTATAACTCAAATCACTAATGTAAAGTTAACCAACGCTAGTCGCATCAACTAACTATGCCTAATAACTAAAGATCCTAATGCTAGTTGCAATAAAAAAAGCTCGATCTCCAGACAGCAGCCCAAAATCTTGATTACGTTCATGTGATTAATTTGAGAGAGTATGAGCACTTCGTTGATGAAGTGCTCTACTTGGCTACTGTCTCCTAGTCGAGCTTTTTTTATTGCAACTATGAAATTATCCGACAGTATCCCTTTGTACACTTTTCCCTGGCCTCCCTGGCCCAATATCCTGCTCTCATCATAACTATTAGTTGCTTCCTTCATGGCTTCCTcagtaaatattttaacatcAACATTTGATGGCCCTGATCCTGAGAGTCGATGTATCAACATGCCACCGCCATTTTGCTCGAAGAATATTTGTCGGAGCTCAATGTCTTTACGGTGcttaattttctgttttatacAGCTAACGATAACAAGCAAGACGATCAAGACGCCGATGGTGGTTCTTGATCACAACATCATAGGTGATTAGAGTAAACTGATCAGGGAAACAATCAAGTCCAGAAACAGCGAATGAATC
This sequence is a window from Arabidopsis thaliana chromosome 1 sequence. Protein-coding genes within it:
- the SUC2 gene encoding sucrose-proton symporter 2 (sucrose-proton symporter 2 (SUC2); CONTAINS InterPro DOMAIN/s: Sucrose/H+ symporter, plant (InterPro:IPR005989), Major facilitator superfamily MFS-1 (InterPro:IPR011701), Major facilitator superfamily, general substrate transporter (InterPro:IPR016196); BEST Arabidopsis thaliana protein match is: sucrose-proton symporter 1 (TAIR:AT1G71880.1); Has 2329 Blast hits to 2203 proteins in 568 species: Archae - 32; Bacteria - 908; Metazoa - 423; Fungi - 192; Plants - 420; Viruses - 0; Other Eukaryotes - 354 (source: NCBI BLink).) — its product is MVSHPMEKAANGASALETQTGELDQPERLRKIISVSSIAAGVQFGWALQLSLLTPYVQLLGIPHKWASLIWLCGPISGMLVQPIVGYHSDRCTSRFGRRRPFIVAGAGLVTVAVFLIGYAADIGHSMGDQLDKPPKTRAIAIFALGFWILDVANNTLQGPCRAFLADLSAGNAKKTRTANAFFSFFMAVGNVLGYAAGSYRNLYKVVPFTMTESCDLYCANLKTCFFLSITLLLIVTFVSLCYVKEKPWTPEPTADGKASNVPFFGEIFGAFKELKRPMWMLLIVTALNWIAWFPFLLFDTDWMGREVYGGNSDATATAASKKLYNDGVRAGALGLMLNAIVLGFMSLGVEWIGRKLGGAKRLWGIVNFILAICLAMTVVVTKQAENHRRDHGGAKTGPPGNVTAGALTLFAILGIPQAITFSIPFALASIFSTNSGAGQGLSLGVLNLAIVVPQMVISVGGGPFDELFGGGNIPAFVLGAIAAAVSGVLALTVLPSPPPDAPAFKATMGFH